A region of Silurus meridionalis isolate SWU-2019-XX chromosome 17, ASM1480568v1, whole genome shotgun sequence DNA encodes the following proteins:
- the prdm16 gene encoding histone-lysine N-methyltransferase PRDM16 isoform X8 — protein MGCVVNSTGTELLLRLEALRSTSRQLPQLYPFTENQKIYYKAIRDIEVGEELLISMKDGIFPEGSMAPNLEDEHMYRCEDCDELFSSKLELRRHQKYSCNTGSSIFDSLSEDLKQERDDNDEPVHECKDCEKIFPSEYSLGQHMVVHTEEREYKCDQCPKAFNWKSNLIRHQMSHDSGKRFECENCDKVVFTDPSNLQRHIRSQHVGARAHTCPECGKTFATSSGLKQHKHIHSSVKPFMCMCVLPGEVCHKSYTQFSNLCRHKRMHADCRTQIKCKDCGQMFSTTSSLNKHRRFCEGKNHYSPGGIFTPGIPMTSSPIMGKSKPHPGLNHSGLGFGDYFHSRPHHPGLPFSTAPPAFPSLSHGFTGIFPPSLYPRPTLLPPSPLLKSPLSNSQDVKIPHSPLDAPALPMVTSVSSTNGNAGSGLSLSEVNRESKQDLSMLDSKSKVKMSDMSDGSDLEDVNTTSGTDLDTTTGTVSGSDLDSEAESEREKSRRKHRQEGKQEEVNSSVVSMSSSGNLPHDRPFLSSQHSFFPPPDEQALPPTGATTDSIKAIASIAEKYFGPGFMGLQEKKMGSLSYPSMFPFQFLPNFPHSLYPFTDRALNPNMFLKPEPKSPREHIQKMTTTTAVESPFDLTTKAKEVKPFLPPSIKPSSALLPRGEDQPLDLSIGGRSRASQNGGTPELLKNHVHSTNCKTPAKDEHPVLNQSQNLHQPQMPQQQVSLPQPPPQQQPSLHYAKPSPFFMDPIYSRVEKRKLIDPVGALKEKYLRPSPLLFHPQVSAMESMTEKLENFGTLKLDAPNSLQHSSHHLFNFRSPPPSLSDAILRKGKERYACRYCGKIFPRSANLTRHLRTHTGEQPYRCKYCDRSFSISSNLQRHVRNIHNKEKPFKCHLCNRCFGQQTNLDRHLKKHEHENIPVSQHSGILANLGTNISSPNSEPDNHALLDEKEDSYFSEIRNFISNSELNQACSSSEKRSEITEDERPGSHAVTNSKLEEEEEEVEGDDEDEEGSLTEKSQDEMTSPATMVQSTYDDDEEAAPLSMSYEHPRRCIEEDAGLLDLEPLPGFPKGLELHKPADEPFDVKDIFNTALESEALKETLLRQAKTQAYAMMLSLSENNPLHPSSQNSLDAWLNMGGGPSETSSFHPLNHI, from the exons ATGAGCATATGTACCGCTGTGAAGACTGTGACGAGCTCTTCTCGTCGAAGCTGGAGCTGCGACGGCACCAGAAATACTCCTGCAACACGGGCAGCTCTATTTTCGATTCGTTAAGCGAAGACCTCAAACAGGAGCGGGACGACAACGACGAACCGGTGCACGAGTGTAAAGACTGTGAAAAGATCTTTCCCAGCGAGTATAG TCTTGGCCAGCATATGGTAGTACACACGGAGGAAAGGGAGTACAAGTGTGACCAGTGCCCCAAAGCTTTCAACTGGAAGTCCAACCTCATTCGTCATCAGATGTCACACGACAGTggaaagcgctttgagtgtgaAAACTGCGATAAGGTA GTATTCACAGACCCCAGCAACCTGCAGCGCCACATTCGCTCACAGCATGTCGGCGCTCGTGCCCACACCTGCCCTGAGTGTGGCAAGACCTTTGCCACATCCTCAGGTCTTAAGCAGCACAAGCATATCCACAGCAGTGTGAAGCCTTTCATGT GCATGTGTGTTCTACCAGGTGAGGTGTGTCACAAGTCCTATACCCAGTTTTCCAACCTGTGCCGACACAAGCGAATGCATGCAGACTGCCGCACCCAGATCAAGTGCAAGGACTGTGGGCAAATGTTCAGCACTACCTCCTCCCTCAATAAGCACCGACGCTTCTGCGAGGGAAAGAACCATTATAGTCCTGGAGGCATATTCACACCGGGCATCCCTATGACCTCCAGTCCCATCATGGGCAAGTCCAAGCCGCATCCTGGCCTGAATCACAGCGGCCTTGGCTTTGGTGATTACTTCCACTCTCGACCGCATCATCCAGGCCTGCCCTTCTCTACTGCCCCTCCTGCATTCCCGTCACTTTCCCACGGCTTTACAGGGATTTTCCCTCCGTCACTGTATCCTAGACCCACATTGTTACCTCCTAGCCCATTACTGAAGAGTCCGCTGAGTAACAGTCAAGATGTGAAAATTCCTCATAGTCCCCTTGATGCCCCTGCTCTCCCAATGGTCACATCTGTTAGCAGCACCAATGGCAATGCAGGTAGTGGCCTGAGTCTCTCCGAGGTGAATCGCGAATCTAAGCAGGATCTGTCCATGTTAGACAGCAAAAGTAAGGTGAAAATGAGTGACATGTCTGATGGAAGTGACTTGGAGGACGTGAACACCACCAGCGGCACTGATCTAGACACCACCACTGGCACAGTTTCCGGCTCTGATCTGGACAGCGAGgcagagagcgagcgagagaagAGTCGAAGGAAACATAGACAGGAAGGCAAACAAGAGGAGGTCAACAGCAGTGTAGTGTCCATGTCTAGCTCAGGTAACCTCCCTCATGATCGCCCTTTCCTCTCTTCCCAGCACTCCTTCTTTCCTCCACCTGATGAGCAGGCACTCCCACCCACTGGTGCCACAACCGACTCTATCAAAGCCATCGCTTCCATTGCTGAAAAGTACTTCGGGCCAGGCTTTATGGGCttgcaggaaaagaaaatgggCTCATTGTCTTACCCTTCGATGTTTCCCTTTCAGTTCTTACCCAACTTCCCACATTCCTTGTACCCTTTCACAGACAGAGCACTCAACCCCAACATGTTCTTAAAACCAGAACCCAAATCACCTCGTGAGCACATACAGAAAATGACTACCACCACTGCTGTGGAGTCACCATTTGACCTCACCACCAAGGCCAAGGAAGTTAAGCCTTTCCTTCCACCCTCCATCAAGCCTTCTAGTGCACTTCTTCCCAGAGGTGAAGATCAGCCGCTGGATCTGAGCATAGGAGGCCGGAGCCGAGCCAGTCAAAATGGTGGAACACCCGAGCTGCTGAAGAATCATGTCCATAGTACCAACTGCAAAACGCCAGCTAAAGACGAGCATCCAGTCCTGAACCAATCTCAGAACCTTCACCAGCCCCAGATGCCTCAGCAGCAAGTGTCCCTTCCACAGCCTCCTCCTCAGCAGCAGCCCTCGCTCCACTACGCCAAGCCTTCGCCCTTCTTCATGGATCCCATCTACAG CAGGGTGGAGAAAAGGAAGCTGATAGATCCTGTAGGAGCACTGAAGGAGAAGTACCTAAGACCATCTCCATTGCTCTTCCACCCTCAG gtGTCTGCGATGGAGAGCATGACTGAGAAACTGGAGAACTTTGGCACTTTGAAACTGGATGCTCCCAATTCGCTACAGcactcctcacatcacctcttTAACTTCCGCTCCCCTCCTCCTTCTTTGTCCGACGCCATACTACGCAAAGGCAAAGAACGCTATGCCTGCAG GTACTGTGGGAAAATCTTTCCCAGGTCGGCTAATCTTACCAGGCACTTACGAACACACACAGGAGAGCAACCATACAG ATGTAAATACTGTGACCGTTCCTTCAGCATCTCGTCCAACCTCCAGCGACACGTCCGCAACATTCACAATAAAGAGAAGCCCTTCAAGTGCCATCTGTGTAACCGCTGCTTTGGTCAGCAGACCAACCTGGACCGCCACTTAAAGAAACACGAGCATGAGAATATCCCAG TGAGCCAGCACTCTGGGATTCTCGCAAATCTGGGAACGAATATCTCCTCTCCAAATTCCGAACCGGACAATCACGCACTTTTAGACGAAAAAGAAGACTCGTATTTCTCAGAGATTAGAAACTTCATCTCGAACAGCGAGCTGAACCAGGCCTGCAGCTCCTCGGAGAAAAG GTCAGAAATAACCGAGGACGAGCGTCCCGGGAGCCACGCCGTCACGAACTCCAAGCtcgaggaggaggaagaggaggtggagggaGATGACGAAGACGAGGAAGGTTCGCTAACAGAAAAGTCGCAGGATGAAATGACTTCTCCTGCCACCATGGTGCAGAGCACTTACGACGACGACGAGGAAGCTGCTCCGCTCTCCATGAGTTACGAACACCCGCGCAG GTGTATTGAGGAGGATGCAGGCCTGTTAGATCTGGAGCCTCTGCCTGGCTTTCCAAAGGGCCTGGAGCTCCATAAGCCTGCAGATGAGCCGTTTGACGTTAAAGACATTTTTAACACCGCCTTAGAGTCTGAGGCGCTGAAAGAAACACTCTTGAGGCAGGCTAAAACCCAG GCTTATGCAATGATGCTGTCTCTGTCGGAGAACAACCCCCTGCATCCATCCTCCCAGAACTCACTAGACGCCTGGTTGAACATGGGAGGAGGCCCTTCAGAAACTAGCTCCTTTCACCCACTCAACCATATCTAA